In one window of Henckelia pumila isolate YLH828 chromosome 1, ASM3356847v2, whole genome shotgun sequence DNA:
- the LOC140876098 gene encoding transcription factor MYB73-like: MDMFNRCSPTSSSSSDSCSDSTPSTNDRIKGPWSAEEDRILTGLVDRHGPRNWSLISKYIKGRSGKSCRLRWCNQLSPNVQHSPFSPAEDEIILAAHAKYGNRWATIARMLPGRTDNAVKNHWNSTLRRRYHQQLQIQEQGGAVAGWRNADQKNVSCGSGDHFDPMTALTLAPPGMSGMPETSMPPEFWDGMRDVIAREVRQYVTSSFPAESSGMGFRF; this comes from the coding sequence ATGGACATGTTTAACAGGTGTTCGCCAACCAGTTCTTCTTCCTCCGATTCGTGCTCCGATTCTACTCCCTCTACCAACGACAGGATCAAAGGCCCCTGGAGTGCCGAAGAAGACAGGATCCTCACCGGATTGGTCGACCGCCACGGACCTCGAAACTGGTCTCTCATTAGTAAATACATCAAGGGTCGCTCCGGCAAGTCTTGCCGCCTCCGCTGGTGCAACCAGCTCAGCCCAAACGTCCAGCACAGCCCCTTCTCCCCGGCGGAGGACGAAATCATCTTAGCCGCTCACGCCAAGTACGGGAACCGCTGGGCCACCATCGCCAGGATGCTCCCCGGACGAACGGATAATGCTGTTAAAAACCACTGGAATTCCACTCTCAGAAGGAGATACCATCAGCAACTGCAGATACAGGAACAGGGCGGCGCCGTCGCGGGATGGAGAAATGCTGATCAGAAAAATGTCAGCTGCGGGAGCGGCGATCATTTTGATCCCATGACGGCGTTGACGTTGGCGCCGCCGGGGATGAGCGGGATGCCGGAGACAAGCATGCCGCCGGAGTTCTGGGATGGGATGAGGGATGTGATAGCGAGGGAGGTGAGGCAGTACGTAACGTCGTCGTTTCCAGCTGAGAGCTCTGGAATGGGTTTTCGTTTCTAA